Proteins from a single region of Murdochiella vaginalis:
- a CDS encoding CarD family transcriptional regulator → MYKIGDRVVYPMQGAGTIINKETKELLGMKQEFFILQMPIANIRISIPVDQMEKIGIRPVMSHEDGERVMEILRQDSTKMAENWSQRYRENLENLKTGDPFEMADVVRNLQIRDMEKGLSTSEKKMLNKTKKMLISELIIVGSLSVEEAGDMIDEAITLDEDVAPEDGAEEE, encoded by the coding sequence ATGTATAAAATCGGAGACCGTGTCGTGTATCCGATGCAGGGTGCCGGGACCATCATCAACAAAGAAACCAAAGAGTTGTTGGGCATGAAGCAGGAATTTTTTATTCTGCAAATGCCGATTGCCAACATTCGCATCTCCATCCCGGTGGACCAGATGGAAAAGATCGGCATTCGTCCCGTGATGAGCCATGAAGACGGGGAACGTGTGATGGAAATTCTGCGTCAGGATTCAACAAAAATGGCAGAAAACTGGAGCCAACGCTATCGGGAAAACCTTGAAAACCTGAAGACAGGAGATCCTTTTGAGATGGCGGATGTCGTGCGCAATTTACAAATTCGAGATATGGAGAAAGGCCTTTCCACATCCGAGAAGAAAATGCTGAACAAGACGAAGAAAATGCTGATTTCGGAGCTTATTATTGTCGGCTCGCTGTCAGTAGAGGAAGCCGGAGACATGATTGACGAAGCTATCACTCTGGATGAAGACGTAGCGCCGGAGGACGGCGCGGAAGAGGAGTAA
- a CDS encoding PIN/TRAM domain-containing protein has translation MKQIMRAVFGLIGAALGALLAYLVFDLQWIRGWGMVERIVSYFVGAGVGFAVFFAMAGKWATALRNVVDAMSRQIRQVPLSEIVLRTIGLIVGLLIAGIISNPVLQLSISHVGNVIGVLISVALYALLGLLGVRLATMYYDDIMKTVHQLRDALTRLDEERIQRSNEKKRKKRLAKVSEMDDEQEDEEFLEACPKILDTSVIIDGRIFEVMKAGFLEGPIVISHYVLEELQHISDSSDALRRERGRKGLDHIHEMQTRSVQDIHIDNSEIAKPKEVDLKLLVLTRRYQGRLVTNDFNLNKVATVQNIPVLNVNELANALKPIVIPGEHMRVNIIKPGKEPGQGLGYLDDGTMIVVENGYEEIGNTVDTVVTSVLQTSAGKMIFTRLPN, from the coding sequence GTGAAACAGATTATGCGGGCCGTATTCGGCTTAATCGGCGCCGCGTTGGGAGCATTGCTGGCCTACCTTGTCTTTGATCTGCAATGGATTCGGGGCTGGGGCATGGTGGAGCGTATCGTGAGTTACTTTGTTGGTGCCGGCGTTGGATTTGCCGTATTTTTCGCCATGGCCGGCAAGTGGGCGACAGCTCTTCGCAATGTCGTGGATGCCATGTCTCGGCAGATCCGTCAGGTGCCGTTAAGCGAGATTGTGCTACGCACCATCGGATTGATCGTGGGCTTGCTTATTGCCGGCATTATCAGCAATCCGGTATTGCAGCTGAGCATCAGCCATGTGGGCAATGTGATCGGAGTACTCATTTCCGTCGCGCTTTATGCTCTTTTGGGCTTATTGGGCGTGCGCTTGGCCACCATGTACTACGATGACATTATGAAGACCGTGCACCAGCTGAGAGACGCTCTGACACGCTTGGACGAGGAACGCATTCAACGCAGCAACGAAAAAAAGAGAAAGAAACGACTGGCTAAGGTGTCCGAGATGGATGACGAGCAAGAAGACGAGGAGTTTTTGGAAGCGTGTCCGAAAATTCTGGACACGTCGGTCATTATCGACGGGCGCATTTTCGAGGTGATGAAGGCGGGTTTTTTGGAAGGACCCATCGTCATTTCCCATTATGTCCTTGAGGAGCTGCAGCATATTTCCGATTCTTCGGATGCGCTACGGCGTGAGCGGGGCCGAAAAGGCTTGGATCACATCCACGAAATGCAGACGCGCTCTGTGCAGGATATTCACATTGATAACAGTGAGATTGCCAAGCCCAAAGAGGTGGATCTGAAATTGCTGGTGCTGACACGACGCTATCAGGGACGACTGGTGACCAATGATTTCAACTTGAACAAAGTGGCCACGGTACAGAATATTCCGGTATTGAACGTGAACGAGCTTGCCAACGCGTTAAAGCCCATTGTCATTCCGGGAGAACATATGCGCGTGAATATCATCAAACCGGGAAAAGAGCCGGGGCAAGGGCTGGGTTACTTGGATGATGGCACCATGATTGTTGTGGAGAACGGCTACGAGGAAATCGGCAACACGGTCGATACGGTCGTAACGTCAGTCTTGCAAACCTCCGCAGGAAAGATGATTTTTACACGTCTTCCGAATTAA
- a CDS encoding S41 family peptidase has product MRQNPKKRTALEQRVLESQRRHDRKQVIKRNLQRRRRRRRLFALLFLLLLLATGYGLYTFVRRTFLNARFEELPTVRKQANQAVVEELLPSDTTGRPLTQGEKIADARQLQALLKSTPKSIGPSDPDAVKVTLDNLVDHAGKTASDNEFFSVLQEMVKAAGTPTSMMLLPDAYAKLYRNVGSGFYATDSPYAEALTDERVVSRYARMREDASYKNVAAKAEDFPLPTLRVDASSDTAILSNLAFEDGAYRTQKETLAQLLTEARTHKYVLFDLRNTSGTSVEYWAQGILPYLMTATYGVETSLYFPKGFEPYVDYLSLKERMESMDLEDELRPMTGLHNAETQNAVNDTAYAKTITVTAKGNTEAVAPANLVLLVDKTTGGAAETFADFCHRLQSAELIGTTTSGSAWKIPAFPVKLLHSGYLALLDPVIALAPDTEVLQAKNRVKPDIETQAADLVSFALDHLRQK; this is encoded by the coding sequence ATGAGGCAAAACCCAAAAAAAAGAACGGCATTGGAGCAACGTGTTCTGGAAAGTCAACGTCGTCATGATCGCAAGCAGGTGATCAAGCGCAATCTTCAGCGTCGTCGGCGTCGCAGACGACTTTTTGCGCTTTTATTCCTCCTGCTTCTTCTTGCCACGGGGTACGGCCTCTACACCTTCGTTCGGCGGACGTTTCTAAATGCCCGTTTTGAGGAGCTGCCGACCGTACGGAAACAGGCCAATCAAGCGGTAGTCGAGGAGTTATTGCCTTCTGATACGACCGGAAGGCCCCTGACGCAAGGGGAAAAAATTGCGGATGCCCGGCAGTTGCAAGCGTTGCTCAAAAGCACTCCAAAAAGCATTGGCCCCTCTGATCCGGATGCGGTCAAGGTTACCTTGGACAATCTGGTGGATCATGCAGGGAAAACCGCATCCGACAACGAGTTTTTCAGTGTCTTGCAGGAAATGGTCAAGGCGGCCGGAACGCCCACCTCGATGATGCTTCTTCCCGATGCGTATGCGAAACTCTATCGCAATGTGGGAAGCGGCTTTTATGCGACTGATTCTCCCTACGCCGAAGCGCTTACCGATGAACGGGTGGTATCACGCTATGCGCGAATGCGAGAAGACGCCTCCTATAAAAATGTCGCCGCAAAGGCGGAGGATTTTCCTCTGCCGACACTACGCGTGGATGCGTCGTCCGATACGGCCATTCTTTCCAACCTTGCTTTTGAAGATGGAGCGTATCGCACGCAAAAAGAGACGCTGGCGCAGTTGCTGACGGAGGCTCGCACCCATAAATATGTGCTTTTCGATTTGCGAAATACGAGCGGTACTTCTGTTGAATACTGGGCCCAAGGCATTTTGCCATACCTCATGACCGCCACCTACGGCGTAGAAACGAGTCTCTATTTTCCGAAAGGTTTTGAACCCTATGTGGACTATCTGTCGCTTAAAGAGCGAATGGAAAGTATGGATTTGGAAGATGAACTGCGCCCGATGACGGGGCTTCACAATGCAGAGACACAAAATGCTGTAAACGACACCGCCTATGCGAAAACCATCACGGTGACGGCCAAAGGGAATACAGAGGCCGTCGCTCCGGCGAATCTCGTGCTTCTCGTAGATAAGACAACAGGCGGTGCGGCAGAAACGTTCGCTGATTTTTGCCACCGCTTGCAAAGTGCAGAGCTAATCGGTACCACCACTTCCGGAAGCGCGTGGAAAATTCCCGCCTTTCCGGTCAAACTGCTGCATTCCGGTTATCTCGCTTTATTGGATCCTGTCATTGCCCTTGCGCCGGATACAGAAGTCCTGCAGGCAAAGAACCGCGTAAAGCCGGATATAGAAACGCAAGCGGCGGACCTTGTATCGTTTGCTTTGGACCATCTGCGCCAAAAGTGA
- a CDS encoding ferritin, with amino-acid sequence MKILEALNEQANFELESAYIYRTMSAYLAEEDMAGMKHFMDMQVKEEVEHAEKMIGFLQEVGYPVHYRPINPGDGKFDSLLDVFKKALAHEQVVTANIYKLIDLAQKEDHKPAEIFLHWYVKEQVEEEATFQTLVKQLDRAGSNWGALYQIDRYLGQRE; translated from the coding sequence ATGAAAATTTTAGAAGCCTTAAATGAACAGGCAAATTTTGAACTGGAATCCGCATATATTTACCGGACGATGTCCGCTTATTTAGCAGAAGAGGATATGGCGGGAATGAAGCACTTCATGGATATGCAGGTGAAAGAAGAAGTGGAACATGCCGAGAAAATGATTGGTTTTCTTCAGGAAGTCGGTTATCCGGTACACTATCGCCCGATCAATCCGGGAGACGGAAAATTCGACAGTCTGTTGGATGTTTTCAAAAAGGCGCTGGCGCATGAACAGGTGGTGACAGCGAACATCTATAAGCTCATCGACTTGGCACAAAAAGAAGATCATAAGCCGGCGGAAATCTTTCTGCACTGGTATGTCAAAGAGCAAGTGGAAGAAGAAGCAACGTTCCAGACGCTGGTAAAGCAATTGGATCGTGCCGGATCGAACTGGGGTGCGCTGTATCAGATCGATCGCTATTTGGGTCAGAGAGAATAA
- a CDS encoding rubrerythrin family protein, which produces MHKMTQANLRSAFGGESMARNRYNIWGQVADKEGFPNVKRLFDATAEAEKIHAGLHFKAMKEIHGDFDVTAGGGFGIGTTAENLQGAIDGETFEFTEMYPAYIQVAEMQEEQAAVRAMRFAIEAEKVHAKMFGIAKDAVAQGKDLTVEDAVYLCPVCGFVALSKEENCPICGCAAAKFIAY; this is translated from the coding sequence ATGCATAAAATGACACAGGCAAACCTGCGATCCGCATTTGGTGGAGAATCCATGGCTCGTAATCGCTACAACATCTGGGGCCAGGTGGCGGACAAGGAAGGCTTCCCGAATGTAAAACGCTTATTCGATGCAACGGCAGAAGCAGAAAAAATTCACGCCGGACTGCATTTTAAAGCTATGAAAGAGATCCATGGTGACTTTGATGTTACAGCGGGCGGCGGCTTCGGCATCGGGACGACAGCAGAAAATCTGCAAGGCGCGATTGATGGCGAAACGTTTGAATTTACCGAAATGTATCCGGCGTATATTCAGGTAGCGGAAATGCAAGAAGAGCAAGCCGCGGTTCGCGCGATGCGTTTTGCGATCGAGGCGGAAAAAGTGCATGCGAAGATGTTCGGCATTGCGAAAGATGCCGTTGCACAGGGAAAAGATTTGACAGTGGAAGATGCCGTTTATCTCTGCCCTGTTTGTGGATTTGTTGCCCTTTCGAAGGAAGAAAATTGTCCGATTTGCGGCTGCGCTGCGGCGAAATTCATCGCCTATTGA
- a CDS encoding HPr family phosphocarrier protein yields the protein MVEKKVVLDNEIGLMGRPAANFIQTAKKFLADVYLERDHKVFNGKSIMSVLSMGAGKGAKFILRTDGPDEEEALETLLAYLNHDITMY from the coding sequence ATGGTCGAAAAAAAAGTGGTGTTGGATAACGAAATCGGTTTGATGGGCCGTCCGGCTGCCAATTTCATTCAGACGGCAAAGAAATTTCTGGCAGATGTGTACCTGGAGCGTGATCATAAAGTTTTCAATGGCAAGTCGATTATGAGTGTGCTCAGTATGGGGGCCGGAAAAGGGGCGAAGTTTATTTTGCGCACAGACGGACCGGATGAAGAAGAGGCGCTCGAAACACTCTTGGCTTATTTGAACCACGATATTACCATGTATTGA
- the cdaA gene encoding diadenylate cyclase CdaA has translation MNYFRNLRELLVTFSVTDVIDILVIAVIVYYLILLVRETRAEQLIKGFIAILIFAQISDGLKLYTVNWLLSNILTAGFLLTIVVFQPEIRRAFERLGRSQGWLSNLVNSGGDRVQSAGRVEEIVRAATSLSRQKIGALIVLEGGTGLKEIAESGTEVDALVTAELLINIFIPNTPLHDGAVVIRGDRVLAAGAFLPLSQNRNLDKELGTRHRAALGISERSDALVVVVSEETGTISLCSNGQISRHMDEATLRENLRAFYENGSTTQRMSGISRLISFLNAKKTSQKESNEEQKDVTDSEESASTLKQEKDDIQAGSGSESNGKGDRDEIA, from the coding sequence ATGAACTACTTTCGAAATCTTCGCGAATTGCTGGTGACATTCTCGGTCACGGACGTGATCGATATTCTGGTGATTGCGGTCATCGTTTATTATTTGATTTTACTGGTTCGTGAGACCCGCGCAGAACAACTCATCAAGGGCTTCATCGCCATTCTGATTTTTGCGCAGATCAGCGACGGGCTGAAATTGTATACGGTGAACTGGTTGTTGTCCAATATTCTGACTGCCGGCTTTTTGTTGACGATCGTGGTATTTCAACCGGAAATACGGCGTGCCTTCGAGCGCTTGGGTCGATCACAAGGGTGGCTGAGCAATTTGGTCAACAGTGGAGGCGACCGCGTGCAAAGTGCGGGACGCGTAGAGGAGATCGTTCGTGCGGCGACTTCGCTTTCCCGACAAAAAATTGGTGCTCTCATCGTTCTCGAAGGCGGTACGGGACTCAAGGAAATTGCGGAATCCGGCACCGAGGTGGATGCCTTGGTGACAGCCGAATTGCTGATCAATATTTTTATTCCCAACACACCGCTTCATGACGGAGCTGTGGTGATTCGCGGGGATCGCGTATTGGCGGCGGGTGCTTTTTTACCGTTGTCCCAGAACCGTAATTTGGATAAAGAACTCGGCACACGCCATCGCGCGGCCTTGGGCATTTCCGAGCGTTCCGATGCACTTGTGGTGGTGGTCTCCGAAGAGACCGGTACGATTTCCCTCTGTTCCAACGGACAAATTTCGCGTCACATGGATGAAGCGACGTTGCGGGAAAATCTGCGGGCGTTTTATGAAAATGGCTCAACGACCCAACGCATGTCGGGCATCAGCCGGCTTATTTCGTTTTTGAATGCAAAAAAAACAAGCCAAAAGGAGTCAAACGAAGAGCAGAAGGATGTGACGGATAGCGAAGAGTCGGCTTCCACGCTGAAACAAGAAAAAGACGATATACAAGCCGGATCCGGATCGGAATCGAATGGGAAAGGAGACCGGGATGAAATTGCTTAA